In the genome of Bombina bombina isolate aBomBom1 unplaced genomic scaffold, aBomBom1.pri scaffold_2732, whole genome shotgun sequence, the window agactgtctagccttagctttggctttgtcttgaggtagagcgtggcccttacctcctgtaatgtcagcgataatttctttcaaaccgggcccaaataaagtttgccccttgaaaggtatattaagtaatttggacttagaagttacatcagccgaccaggattttagccacagcgccctacgtgcctgaatggcgaatcctgaattcttagccgtaagtttggttaaatgtactacggcctccgaaatgaatgaattagctagtttaaggactctaagcctgtccgtaatgtcgtccagcgtagcggaactaaggttctcttccagagactcaatccaaaatgctgccgcagccgtaatcggcgcgatgcatgcaaggggttgcaatataaaaccttgttgaacaaacattttcttaaggtaaccctctaattttttatccataggatctgaaaaagcacagctatcctccaccgggatagtggtgcgcttagctaaagtagaaactgctccctccaccttagggaccgtttgccataagtcccgtgtggtggcgtctattggaaacatctttctaaatattggagggggtgagaacggcacaccgggtctatcccactccttagtaacaatttcagttaatctcttaggtataggaaaaacgtcagtactcgccggtaccgcaaagtatttatccaacctacacattttctctggtattgcaacagtgttacaatcgttaagagccgctaagacctcccctagtaatacacggaggttttccaatttaaatttaaaatttgaaatatctgaatccaatctgcttggatcagaaccgtcacctacagaatgaagctctccgtcctcatgctctgcaagctgtgacgcagtatcagacatggccctagaattatcagcgcactctgttctcaccccagagtgatcacgcttgcctcttagttctggtaacttagccaaaacttcagtcataacagtagccatatcttgtaatgttatctgtaatggctgcccagatgtattaggcgccattatatcacgcacctcccgggcgggagacgcaggtactgacacgtgaggcgagttagacggcataactctcccctcgctatttggtgaaatttgttcaatttgtacagattggcttttatttaaagtagcatcaatacagttagtacataaatttctattgggctccaccttggcattggaacaaatgacacaggtatcttcctctgaatcagacatgtttaacacactagcaataaacatgcaacttggttacaatcttatttaacaaaaacgtattgtgcctcaaagaagcactaaacgattaaatgacagttgaaataatgaactgaaaaacagttatagcatcactctttaaaaacaacacaacttgttagcaaaggtttgttcccattagtaaagtaacactaattaaattttaaacataaaaatcacagagcaacgttttaaaacacagtcactacataagtctcacagctctgctgagagaatctacctcccttcaaagaagtttgaagacccctgagttctgttagagatgaaccggatcatgcagaaaatacaagagtaactgactggaaattgttgatgcgtagcaaagagcgccaaaaacggcccctccccctcacacacagcagtgagagagaaacgaaactgtcataatcaaaacaagcaaactgccaagtggaaaaaataatgcccaaatatttattcactcagtacctcagaaatgcaaacgattctacattccagcaaaaacgtttaacatgaattaaatacctattaaaggtttaatgtacttttacagagtaattccggtgaaataccatccccagaatactgaagtgtagagtatacatacatgtcattataacggtatggcaggattttctcatcaattccattcagaaaataaaaactgctacatacctcaatgcagattcaactgcccgctgtcccctgatctgaagcttttacctccctcagatggccgagaaacagcaatatgatcttaactactccggttaaaatcataagaaaaactctggtagattcttcttcaaactctgccagagaagtaataacacgctccggtgctattgtaaaataacaaacttttgattgaagttataaaaactaagtataatcaccatagtcctctcacacctcctatctagtctttgggtgcaagagaatgactgggggtgacgtagaggggaggagctatgtagcaactctgctgggtgaatcctcttgcacttcctgtaggggagcagataatatcccagaagtaatgatgacccgtggactgatcacacataacagaagaaaaaacatttccaagatatgaaactgacagtctgcaaaaggaaatatactgaaaacctgaatcatgacaaatataagtacaatacatatattttgaactttatataaatacataaagtgccaaaccatagctgagacacccaaaagacacccattcacatatagcagatagccaaaccagtattgaaacggttatcagtagaggtaatggaatatgagagtatatcgttgatctgaaaagggaggtaggagatgaatctctacgaccgataacagagaacctatgaaatagatctcccgtgaggaaaaacattgcatttaataggtgatactcccttcacatccctctgacattcactgtactcagaggaatcaggcttcaaaatgctgaaaagcgcatatcaacgtagaaatcttagcacaaacttacttcaccacctccataggagggaaagtttgtaaaactgaattgtgggtgtggtgaggggtgtatttataggcattttgaggtttgggaaactttgcccctcctggtaggattgtatatcccatatgtcactagctcatggactcttgccaattacatgaaagaaagagctgtttaacttagggcaatgcccctacaaaagaccctttttttagtttagggagtgtttttattttatattgtttttttattttcatagggattaggtttataggtttaatatttttttatttttgataattgtgtttatttttctttctgtaattttagagtttttttattttttgcaattttagattttttttataatttaaggttaggttttatttaagtgtatcttagtataggggttaatttagggggtgttatgttagggggcttagtaattaaattagttgtgcgttgtggggggttggtggtttaggagttaataggttagttaggtttattgcgatgtgggggtttgtcggtttaggggtaaataggttaattaggtttattgaggtgggggggttggtggttaaggggttaataatttaattattttatttgtggattaggggttaattactttattattttgcaatgtgggggtttgcggtttcagTGTTTataaatactttgtgcgggaggttaggttcttttttgttatacttcgtggggtgggttacgtgttttttatttctttcttgtgggctttgcgtgtttttttttttttttaaggcttcgggtttgcctacgctgcatccaggtggattccaaaaatggcattcagctcttttactgcccttaaaaaggggcAATCTACTCTTTTCCAGtccaaaaaaaccttaataaaaaaaaataaagctaccccaaaaattaaaaaaaaaagcctaagactaagccccaaataggtactcatcgttcctgaagtccggcggaggtcttcttccaggcggctccatcatcttcaatCTACATCCGGAACGAAGGTggcgcggagctgtcttccccgatgcgtggatcctcattGGTGGTGGCGTTCCTCAGCGgcatagaggctcctcttcatccaatgtccgtcttacactgaagattgaatgcaaggtactgcaatcaatttggggtaccttgcattcctattggctgtaattttgaaatcaaccaataggattagagctactgaaatcctattggccgttcaaatcagccaataagatttcagtagctctcatcctattggctaatgtcaAAATTTTCATAATCCACCAGGATACAGCTTctctgcctcgcgcagccaacattcctttgaggttgCGTGCGCAACTAACGACACAgatggatgcgttacaaacgcgattatagtacagattgttggatttcatgtcccttttagtcaGAGGATGCTGGTACCAACCAGACTTATTGTACTCCATAACGATGCTGGCAGAACCTGGTTGACACTATTGCTAATATGTCGTGTTTGCTTGTTCCAGTCTAGCTTCCATTTATTAACATCTTGCTAATGCCTGCTCACAACTGAGTTTCTGCTTATAACAACAAGCACACAACTTTGTTTCCAATGTAACATCATGTATAGTACATTAGCCGTTAGTAATGTTAATGCACATACAAAACCTGCattttatttacaaatttaaaaacaaagaacATATACAAAACAACTCACGTTTAGAAAGTCTGACCAAAAACGTTAATAaatctgctagaaaaaaaaaacaataaaaaaaaacctaatccaaTGAGTTAGAGAAAAGTTGCTTACCTGCTTCATTATGAGATTCCATGCTCTCTTCCAGCTCTTTAATCCGTGCTTCGCCATCTATGTGCTCCGTATCCTCAGTTTTGGTATTGGCATCAGATGAGGAAGCTGAATCCCCATTTCCCAAAGCATTTAAATTCTCCCGTATGGAGTTTTTCTGCTGCATCAGCTGCATGGCAGCTAACTTCATGAATAAGAGGTATCTAAGAAGTAGCGTTGCACAATTGGGTTCATTTGATGACAACTACAATATGTTAAGTTTGTAGGAGATAGATACTGGAAAACAATAAAAGCTGAAGGTTGTTTAAGCTAAGTAAAAGGCCAGAAAGACAATATTTCTGTTGCGGCActaattaaagggatgtgaaatctatttttttctttcatgattcagatagattatccaattttaaacaaactttacaatttatttatatcatcaaatttgctttttacttttggtatcctttgttgaaggagcagcaacgcactactgggagttagctgaacacataaggtaagccaatgacaagaggcatatatgtgaagccaccaatcaacagcgagtagtgctttgctgctcctgaacctacctaggtattcttttcaataaagcatAATAAGAAACTAAAGCAaataagaaaatagaagtaaatgggaacgttgtctaaaattgcaagttctatctgatGCAAGAAGTTCTATCAGATGGAAAATACAGTGTTCTCCCCGGgatctatttaatgggcacactatCGGCTGATTTCACTGACCACCTAGCAAAAAAGTTAAGCGAATATTAGGATAAAAGTAGCTaacattaaatttttttaaatgtttgatgcAAATAATCACTAAGCAAATTTATGTCAAATTATACCATTTATTTGTGCTTTGAATAACTTAACATTTATAAATGAAAGAAAAGCTTAAATAATGCAAAGCATTACACTGTCCTCCTGACCTTtgcactatagtgatatttttctatcCCTGTACATATGAGTATATCTGTGTTGATTTGTGGGCCAGACATTATCAGCTTATATATTACCATGCTCTACAAAGATGTTTCTGTATTCTCCTACTGTTTTTAAGTTAACTTATCAAGAACTGTAAAAATAATGTAAATCTTTACCTGTGCTCTACAAAAGCATCCACAAGTTCTTGGCGAAGGCAGCACAGTCTATGTCTGTGCTCTTTAGGAAATCCCATTTTCTTACACTCCTCCGGCAACTCCTCATTTTCCACAGGGAGAAAATTGAGATCAGGAGGGAAGGTGCGTAGCAGATCTAGAATGTAGTGACGTCCATCGTTGCCAATTATGCCTTTGCACTCAACTGAGGAGCACAGCTCCACTTCCTCATCCTTATCATTTAGGACTTTGTGTTTCTGGATCTTAAGGGAACGACTTGTCTTCTCCAAAAGCTCCAAATATTTTGGGTGGGAAACCACTGTCTTGCCAAAATCTATGGATCCATAAATTACGCTCTGTTCTTGTTCTCGCTCCAAAATTCCAGGAATGATGGATTGTGCAGTAACTCTGTAACCACGGTAATCTACCACCACTGTACCCAAGGTGTAAAGCCCTTCTACATCAACAGCATTGTATGTCCTTACCCCATTTAGATCATTTGTAGGGGAAACATAGGCAGCACTGTCCCCACCAAAATCCTTATAGTGATCCCGGACATCAAAACCCAAACTAAAGAAAATGTTGTTCCAGATAAACATTTGCATTTTTGTTTCCTCACTGGGGTTGATAGCCATGACATTGCCATCAATAACAGCCATAGCACCTCTGGTAGCAGCTGCTGTAAAGTCACTGTGGACCTGTGAGTAGATAGCACAGTAAGGAAATGATGTTAGGTTGATTTTTACTAGTAATGAAAATAATCTAGAATTCAAGACCTGAGACTGTAAAGGTATTTGGTTTTAATCTTGTAAGAGACCAATACTTATTGAATACCACTAACTTTGTACCAATGGTGCAGTAACACGGTCAGCATTTTTACATAATCCCAATGATAAAATAAGAGCATAAAGCTGCAGAACAGAGCTAACATCTGGCTTGCAGAGTAGCACTGATTTTAGCATGAGGCTTCAATTAAACCATTTCTAAATCACAGAGAATATCTTTGAGGTTGGCAGCTATGTTAATTAGGCCACAGCTCAACAACGTGTGGAAAAGGCAATACCTCAGAACCCATATTGTACTAAGGTGAAATAAAGTCAGTTACATGCAGCTATTTGCACATTATGCAAATTTTGAGGCTGCATAAtacaattgtatttaaagggacagtaaagccaaaattaaagagagacacaatactcatatgctaaatcacttgaaagtgatgcagcataacataAAAAAGCTGCaaaaatcacctgagcatctctatgtaaaaaaaggaagatttttttttttatctcaaaatttcttcagctcaccagagtaagtgctgtaaacagttatacttcagctgctgcccagctgcaagttaaaacaaacaaaacaaaaacagcaaatcagcagtgctgaggtaatgctttgcattTGCTGTGATCTTATCAGATTTCGCTAGAATCTTATGAGATtttatagaacttacttaaactgaataggaaaataacatgactgtgcctgcacatgacagatgcacactccctggcttgtcctgggacaagtaacctgattagctgcttaaagtctctttacagtggggagtgaatacttaggaaatttgagttGAAATgtcttcccttttttacatagagatggtcaggtgatattttctagtcagctttttacagctatgccgcatcactttcatgtgcttcaacatttgggtatcatgtccctttaagcacgccCCCTTCAGTGTTTTCAGACAGGTTACTGTAGGTGGACTTGCATTTAATTTAAGACTCAAGGCCATTTGAGAAAAAGACCGCAGGAGGATCAAGCAGCAATCATCCAAATCCCTGGGAGCCAGAGAAGGTTTTTACCTGCACTGTGCGACACTtccctcattttgattgaggttgAGGAGTGTAAGTAAAAACCCCTCAGGGGGATCTTTAAATCTCCGGGCACAGGGGACTATTGGCACAAGTACTCTTTCCTTTACACTGTGTGGATTTTATTATTTCACCTAATGTATCACTCACGATCTGTATTTAAGTTTTATCATTGTATATGTGatgtcattttattatatatactggACAGGTATTActgtattttaatattgttaaacgCACCACTGAATGCCTCactcacatttttattattttttggatactATCTATATTAATTATATAGTTAAATATTACTACTGCATTTAGATATATTTTACAGCTAAATACGACTAATTTGgccccctattattattatttttatactggaTAGCCAATTAAGGTTAAATTTATCCATCTAGTTTCTGAATTTCGGGAACtgaattaatattcatatttttggGTTCTATTGTCAACAGTGCGCCTTTTTTCTCTACTGTCccccttgtttttattttaaattaattgtattgaATCAGGGGGTATTGGGGTACCTCCTTTTTCAATAGGTAGTTTTAGGCAGCACTGTGTTAACATTTAATCCCTTTTCTAGTTTGGCCCAGTAGACAATATTTTTGCGCCAcacaaagtgaaggtaaagttatcgtTTACTGAATCAAATATACCATTTCTCCCTATCACCTTATAATAGTCGCtaaggaatttatttttatttttcaaatatttgtgTTAAAAAAGTAATTTCCTATTCCCTACCGTTTATCGcccgactcctcccaagccctacttcctccTTAGGcattcagcggtcccacccgctcccaaatgcgcgtgcacaaccccaaattcaattgcgcatgcgctaatcgccgATGGTCCCATCCTATTACTTGACAATGTGCATACCAGGTGGATATCCCCACAGACTACGTCATCTCTCTTTACACACGCCTTCTATAACCTGCTCAAGTTGTCGATGTGCCTTGTTACATGTCTGAACGAtcagagacaggagctgcatttattgcaaCGTAttgaaacgtttcttaaaaacaTCGATCTATTAGCTTTGTTTGCCCAATCTACTATAGAATCTATATTACAATTGGGCAAACCGAGTTGACAGGTCAATGTTTTTAAGAAAGTTTCAACGAtatcaataaatgcagctcctgtctctgaTCGTACAGACAGGTAACAAGGCACATCGACAACTTGAGCAGGTTATAGAAGGCGCGTGTAAACAGGTTATAGAAGGCGTTTGTAAAGAGTGATGACGTAGTCTGTGGGGATATCCACCTGGTAGTAGGAAGCCCGCATGCGCGAAATGGGTGCGCGCAGGGTTGAGAAACCTATTAAAAAGTCATTAGCATATGCGGTGACGAGTAAAGGGGTGGATGACGTCGGTTGATGGCCGCCTAATGGCCGAAAAATCAGTTGGTTAAAAATAACACGtgattgaaaggaaaaaaaatatattttttacaggttgTACTTGGGAACGAATAGAAATCAAATTATAAaggtaatacatttaaatataacgatttatatcaaatatgatgaatgaaagtcatattatttttaaacatttaatgaTATTATAGAAATAGATGaggttaactttaccttcactttaagatttgTCTGACAACAACCTACACTCACACAAAAGAAGTAATCAGCTTCAGTTTTATAGTTAAATATACTTAACAATAGCCTTATTCCCAGGTTATGAATAACTACCAATAGACAAACTTTACTGAGTACTCTACAGAAAACATGTAATAATCAGCAGAACAGGGCAGTCCAAACTAAAGCCCGAGGGCCACAACCAACCCTCCTAGGTGTTATAATGTG includes:
- the LOC128643586 gene encoding clustered mitochondria protein homolog — translated: MAVIDGNVMAINPSEETKMQMFIWNNIFFSLGFDVRDHYKDFGGDSAAYVSPTNDLNGVRTYNAVDVEGLYTLGTVVVDYRGYRVTAQSIIPGILEREQEQSVIYGSIDFGKTVVSHPKYLELLEKTSRSLKIQKHKVLNDKDEEVELCSSVECKGIIGNDGRHYILDLLRTFPPDLNFLPVENEELPEECKKMGFPKEHRHRLCCLRQELVDAFVEHRYLLFMKLAAMQLMQQKNSIRENLNALGNGDSASSSDANTKTEDTEHIDGEARIKELEESMESHNEAGKQLFSNSLD